A region of Moorena producens PAL-8-15-08-1 DNA encodes the following proteins:
- a CDS encoding aldehyde dehydrogenase family protein codes for MAQDYLPSQVLNWIDGQQVTAVAGEWFDKLDPTNGQVLCQVARSRAADIEQAVRSAKQAQPAWADTPPVQRGKILHEIVLGMKARQEEIARIVAAETGKSYGSAYGETGGAIALGLFYASEGQRLYGRTTTSGVVNKYAMTVRQPLGVAGLIIAANTPIANVAWKVFPALICGNSAVLKVAEDTPATAWIVGQIAQQAGLPPGVLNIIQGYGEEAGAPLVAHNDVAVVSFTGSTEVGRIVQRVAGERFGRVSLELGGKNPLVVCDDADLNNAVKWTLLSVFSNAGQRCASASRIIVFDSIYDQFRDQLVEKTKELKLGPTDQDDLGPVINEQQLTNMIAAVKQAQQAGATVLVGGDRLTDSDHATGFYMAPTLLENVDPHAEISQCELFGPIASLYRVKDFKEALALANDSPYGLTASIHTRNIHRAVRFCEKVQTGVAVVNAGTYGSEPHMPFGGLKQSGNGTREPGTEALDVYSELKDIYINIDPEQF; via the coding sequence ATGGCACAAGACTATTTACCGAGCCAAGTCTTGAACTGGATTGATGGTCAACAAGTAACAGCAGTGGCAGGAGAATGGTTTGATAAGCTAGACCCCACTAATGGTCAAGTGCTATGTCAGGTGGCTCGCTCCAGAGCAGCAGATATTGAGCAAGCGGTAAGGTCAGCTAAACAGGCTCAACCGGCTTGGGCTGATACTCCTCCGGTACAACGGGGAAAAATTTTACACGAGATTGTCCTGGGTATGAAAGCCCGTCAGGAAGAGATTGCCAGGATTGTAGCAGCAGAAACGGGTAAGTCCTATGGTTCAGCTTATGGAGAAACTGGCGGTGCGATCGCATTAGGATTATTCTACGCTAGTGAAGGACAACGGTTGTATGGTCGCACCACTACCAGCGGTGTGGTTAATAAATATGCCATGACTGTGCGTCAACCCCTCGGAGTTGCTGGATTAATTATTGCGGCCAATACTCCCATTGCTAATGTAGCCTGGAAAGTCTTTCCAGCCCTGATTTGTGGCAATAGCGCGGTATTAAAAGTAGCAGAAGACACTCCCGCCACGGCTTGGATAGTTGGACAAATTGCTCAACAGGCTGGGTTACCCCCTGGTGTACTCAATATTATTCAGGGATATGGTGAAGAAGCGGGCGCTCCCTTGGTTGCTCATAATGACGTGGCTGTGGTTAGCTTTACTGGCTCTACAGAAGTAGGACGAATTGTGCAACGGGTAGCTGGGGAGCGCTTTGGCAGGGTATCCCTGGAATTGGGGGGTAAGAATCCCTTGGTGGTGTGTGATGATGCGGATTTGAACAATGCCGTCAAGTGGACCTTACTCTCAGTGTTCAGTAATGCTGGTCAACGTTGTGCTTCTGCTAGTCGAATCATTGTCTTTGATAGCATTTATGATCAATTCCGTGACCAATTAGTAGAGAAAACTAAGGAATTAAAATTAGGTCCCACTGACCAGGATGACCTCGGTCCAGTGATTAATGAGCAACAGTTGACTAACATGATTGCAGCAGTGAAACAGGCACAACAAGCAGGAGCAACGGTGCTGGTGGGAGGCGATCGCTTAACAGACTCTGACCATGCTACTGGTTTCTATATGGCACCGACCCTGCTAGAGAATGTAGACCCCCACGCGGAAATTTCTCAATGTGAATTATTTGGTCCGATTGCTAGTCTCTATCGGGTCAAAGACTTTAAGGAAGCTCTTGCTCTTGCCAACGATTCCCCCTATGGCTTAACTGCTTCGATTCACACTCGCAACATTCACCGTGCAGTACGGTTTTGTGAGAAAGTCCAAACTGGCGTAGCTGTAGTCAATGCCGGTACCTATGGCAGTGAACCCCATATGCCCTTTGGTGGACTCAAGCAATCTGGTAATGGTACCCGTGAACCAGGCACAGAAGCGTTGGATGTCTATTCTGAGTTGAAGGATATCTATATTAATATTGATCCTGAGCAATTTTGA
- a CDS encoding DUF938 domain-containing protein, translating to MRCTRSYSYNYRGEELVDSRKYAPATQRNREPILNVLLEILPATGTILEIASGTGEHAIYFAQQLNPRKWIPSDINASLRESIIAWTKDYPSDNLHQPLDIDVSQPVWKVETEILSEIPDIVAMVNINMIHISPWSTCLGLMAGAGRILSSGDILYLYGPYKQGNKHTALSNADFDSYLREQNPEWGVRNLEDVVEVASNHNLILEKTYQMPANNLSVVFKHM from the coding sequence ATGAGATGCACCCGTTCCTACTCTTACAATTATCGGGGAGAAGAATTAGTGGATAGCAGAAAATACGCCCCAGCAACCCAGCGCAACCGGGAACCAATTTTAAACGTACTTTTAGAGATATTACCAGCCACTGGCACAATTTTAGAAATTGCTAGCGGTACCGGAGAACACGCTATCTATTTTGCACAACAGTTAAACCCTCGAAAATGGATTCCTTCCGATATTAATGCTTCCCTCCGTGAAAGTATCATCGCCTGGACTAAAGATTACCCTAGCGACAACCTCCATCAACCCCTTGATATTGATGTCAGTCAGCCAGTTTGGAAGGTAGAAACGGAAATACTATCAGAAATACCAGATATTGTAGCGATGGTGAATATTAATATGATTCACATTTCACCCTGGTCTACGTGTTTAGGATTAATGGCAGGTGCTGGTCGTATCCTTTCATCAGGAGATATTCTCTATTTATACGGTCCCTACAAACAAGGTAATAAACACACTGCACTTTCCAACGCTGATTTTGACTCCTATTTACGAGAACAAAACCCAGAATGGGGAGTACGTAATTTAGAAGATGTTGTAGAGGTTGCCAGTAATCATAATCTCATCCTTGAAAAAACTTATCAAATGCCAGCTAATAATCTTTCGGTAGTATTTAAACATATGTAA
- a CDS encoding capsule biosynthesis protein, producing the protein MSLTSADELEPSPLLSWRLGQSNLLDWRAIIETNPSLWREAKQRSHFGPQVLIATTVGGLAPLSLPESLLAVALTLRGAEVHTLLCDHSLPACLNLQKLDTPQETIENYDLETIKCQKCFATGGYLYQPLHLTNHVLSELLTGLDRQEAKQIAAHVPLSDIENYCLGNWNIGEHAYAGALRYFTSGNLDNEPNSEIVVRRYFEGALLTAYAISKLLSKYNFKAACFNHGIYLPHGIIGEVCRSRQVRVVNWTLAYRKRCFIFSHGDTYHHTMLSEPLHAWETVPWTEAMTDDILQYLKSRWQGTRDWIWFHEKPDEEFSRNAEEMGLDLNQPVIGMLTNVMWDAQLHYRANAFPNMLTWVLQTIEYFAKRPELQLLIRIHPAEIRGTLPSRQPLLPEIKKVWSQLPKNIFIIPPESPVSTYAAMMECDSVIIYGTKTGVELTSVGIPVIVGGEAWIRDKGITIDPSTAQEYFQCLDKLPLGERLDSNSLKRARMYAYHFFFRRMIPLQFTEPLSENPYVKLNITSLEQLLPGADPGLDIICDGILSGSPFIYPAERLGIDRV; encoded by the coding sequence ATGTCTCTGACTAGTGCTGACGAACTAGAGCCAAGTCCCTTGCTTTCTTGGCGACTAGGGCAAAGTAACTTGTTAGATTGGCGAGCTATTATCGAAACTAACCCCTCCCTCTGGAGAGAAGCCAAGCAACGGTCTCACTTCGGACCTCAGGTGCTAATAGCAACTACCGTAGGGGGGTTAGCGCCACTGTCACTACCAGAAAGTCTACTAGCAGTAGCCCTTACCCTCAGAGGAGCAGAGGTTCATACTCTCCTGTGTGACCATTCTCTGCCTGCCTGCCTCAATCTTCAAAAACTGGATACACCTCAAGAAACGATTGAAAACTATGATCTAGAAACGATCAAATGCCAAAAGTGTTTCGCAACCGGTGGTTATCTATATCAACCGTTGCATTTGACCAACCATGTATTGAGTGAACTGCTCACTGGGCTCGACAGGCAAGAGGCCAAACAAATTGCAGCCCATGTGCCCCTATCAGATATTGAAAACTATTGCTTGGGCAACTGGAATATCGGTGAACATGCCTATGCTGGGGCGTTGCGCTATTTTACCAGTGGGAATCTAGATAACGAACCCAACAGTGAAATCGTGGTGCGTCGATATTTTGAAGGGGCTTTGCTGACTGCGTATGCTATCAGTAAGCTACTGTCTAAGTATAATTTTAAGGCTGCTTGCTTCAATCATGGCATCTACTTACCTCATGGCATCATTGGTGAAGTGTGTCGCTCACGCCAAGTGCGCGTGGTTAACTGGACTCTTGCCTACCGCAAGCGTTGCTTTATTTTTAGCCACGGAGACACTTATCATCACACTATGCTCAGTGAGCCTCTCCATGCCTGGGAAACCGTGCCTTGGACTGAGGCAATGACAGATGATATTCTACAGTATTTGAAAAGTCGATGGCAGGGCACTAGGGACTGGATTTGGTTTCATGAAAAACCTGATGAAGAATTTAGCCGCAATGCTGAGGAGATGGGGCTTGACCTGAACCAGCCAGTGATTGGAATGCTCACTAATGTAATGTGGGATGCCCAGTTGCACTATCGGGCTAATGCTTTTCCCAATATGCTGACGTGGGTACTCCAAACGATTGAGTATTTTGCTAAACGTCCTGAGTTACAACTGCTGATTCGGATTCATCCGGCAGAGATTCGGGGAACGTTGCCTTCTCGCCAACCCTTGTTGCCAGAAATCAAGAAGGTCTGGTCTCAATTGCCTAAAAATATTTTCATCATTCCTCCAGAAAGTCCTGTGAGTACCTACGCAGCGATGATGGAGTGCGACTCGGTGATTATTTATGGGACAAAAACTGGAGTTGAGTTGACCAGTGTAGGGATTCCGGTGATCGTTGGTGGTGAAGCTTGGATCCGAGATAAAGGAATCACGATCGATCCCTCTACAGCACAGGAGTATTTCCAGTGCTTGGATAAGCTACCCCTTGGTGAACGGTTGGATTCTAATTCCCTTAAACGAGCCAGGATGTACGCTTACCATTTCTTTTTCAGACGAATGATTCCCCTACAATTTACGGAACCCCTATCGGAAAATCCTTACGTGAAGCTGAATATTACTAGCCTAGAGCAGTTACTTCCTGGTGCAGATCCGGGTTTGGATATTATCTGTGATGGAATCTTGTCTGGTTCTCCTTTTATCTATCCAGCGGAACGGTTGGGAATTGATCGCGTCTAG
- a CDS encoding SDR family oxidoreductase has product MNYFDLSGKIAIVTGVLGKLGPVWSRALLDAGATVVGIDLPLAQVPKSFELLQGHYPKTRLCLERGDICDRTAMTAIRDRILSDIGIPDVIVNNAGIDQPPGPVKTYSLDEIPLEICRKVFEVNVLGAFQVTQVFGSPMVEARRGSIINIGSLYGSVSPDARFYEHLECDPPFLKPPAYGASKAALVNLTRYFATHWGPFGVRVNALSPGGVLGGQDEEFKGKFCDRVPLGRMAEFDDLLGPLVFLASDASAYVTGIELRVDGGFTVW; this is encoded by the coding sequence GTGAATTATTTTGACCTCTCTGGCAAAATCGCTATTGTTACTGGAGTCTTAGGTAAACTTGGACCAGTGTGGAGTCGGGCATTACTGGATGCTGGCGCAACGGTTGTGGGGATAGACCTACCATTGGCTCAGGTGCCAAAGTCTTTTGAGCTACTTCAAGGGCATTATCCCAAGACTCGTTTGTGTTTGGAGCGGGGTGATATATGCGATCGCACTGCCATGACCGCAATCCGCGATCGCATCCTGAGCGACATTGGCATTCCTGATGTGATTGTCAACAATGCTGGGATTGACCAACCTCCTGGTCCAGTGAAAACCTATAGCTTGGACGAGATCCCCCTAGAGATTTGCCGCAAGGTGTTTGAGGTGAATGTCTTGGGCGCATTCCAGGTGACCCAAGTCTTCGGTAGCCCGATGGTGGAAGCTAGACGAGGTTCAATCATTAATATCGGTTCCTTGTATGGGAGCGTATCTCCCGATGCCCGGTTTTATGAGCATCTGGAGTGCGACCCTCCTTTTTTAAAACCCCCTGCCTATGGGGCATCGAAGGCAGCACTGGTGAATTTAACCCGGTACTTTGCTACCCACTGGGGACCCTTTGGTGTCCGGGTTAATGCCCTTTCTCCGGGAGGAGTATTGGGTGGACAGGATGAGGAATTCAAAGGTAAATTTTGCGATCGCGTTCCTCTAGGACGGATGGCAGAGTTTGATGATTTACTTGGCCCATTGGTGTTTCTAGCATCCGATGCCTCTGCCTATGTCACAGGTATCGAACTCCGAGTTGATGGCGGTTTTACCGTTTGGTAG
- a CDS encoding N-acetylneuraminate synthase family protein encodes MSRRLTINGFEINDDSDCFVIAEIGNNHQGSLEKCKEMFRIAKECGANAVKLQKRDNRALYTKAAFDRPYDHENSFGLTYGEHREFLEFGAYEYQELKKYAEEVGITFFSTAFDIPSADFLGELDMPAYKIASGDLKSLPLIKHVAQFQKPMIVSTGAATLEDVQRVYDAIMPINPQLCILQCTASYPADFEELELKVIETYRELFGDIVIGLSSHDNGIAMAVAAYVLGARVIEKHFTLNRAMKGTDHAFSLEPTGLRKMVRDLRRTRQAFGDGVKKVHLNERPAYLKMGKKLVAADNLPVGHVLRAEDIAMKSPGDGLPPYELDNVIGKVLTKPLRVDESITLAGLVENVEQVAV; translated from the coding sequence ATGTCCCGAAGACTGACTATTAATGGCTTTGAAATTAATGATGATAGCGATTGCTTTGTAATTGCTGAAATTGGGAATAACCATCAAGGCAGCTTGGAAAAGTGTAAAGAAATGTTCCGGATTGCTAAGGAATGCGGAGCGAATGCTGTAAAACTACAAAAACGAGACAATCGTGCCCTTTACACGAAAGCTGCTTTCGACAGACCTTATGACCATGAAAATAGTTTTGGTTTGACCTACGGTGAGCATCGGGAGTTTCTAGAATTTGGTGCTTACGAATATCAGGAACTGAAAAAGTATGCTGAAGAAGTAGGGATTACGTTTTTCTCTACTGCTTTTGATATTCCGAGTGCGGACTTTTTGGGTGAGTTGGATATGCCAGCCTATAAGATCGCTTCTGGAGACCTTAAGAGCTTGCCCCTAATTAAACATGTTGCTCAATTCCAGAAGCCGATGATCGTTAGCACCGGTGCAGCTACTTTAGAGGATGTGCAACGGGTTTACGATGCGATTATGCCGATTAACCCCCAGTTGTGTATCCTGCAATGTACGGCAAGCTATCCAGCGGACTTTGAAGAACTTGAGCTGAAGGTGATCGAGACTTATCGGGAACTGTTCGGTGATATTGTGATTGGTCTATCTAGCCATGACAACGGTATCGCTATGGCAGTGGCGGCTTATGTTCTTGGGGCTCGTGTGATTGAGAAACACTTTACCCTGAACCGGGCGATGAAAGGAACAGACCATGCTTTCTCGTTAGAACCGACAGGGTTGCGCAAGATGGTAAGAGACCTCAGACGCACTCGCCAAGCTTTTGGGGATGGGGTGAAGAAAGTACACCTAAATGAACGTCCTGCTTACTTGAAGATGGGTAAAAAACTGGTTGCTGCGGATAATTTACCTGTAGGACATGTTTTAAGGGCAGAGGATATCGCAATGAAATCCCCAGGGGATGGTTTACCTCCCTATGAATTGGACAATGTGATTGGTAAAGTTTTAACAAAACCCCTAAGGGTGGATGAGTCAATTACCTTGGCTGGGTTGGTGGAAAATGTTGAACAGGTTGCTGTGTAG
- a CDS encoding ABC transporter permease has product MTLSLKANTARSQFQRYWELLSILTERNLKGRYRGSLLGVYWSLLNPLIMTGLYTAIFGATFASYYDNSTINYILAAFTGLLVTNFFSASTNQALVSVVGNGALLNKVRLPISVFPVSTIAANVFQLAVGSFPLLAIVTLLTSKSVVNLLALSLPLIALILVSIGIGFLVSVLYVFFRDLPYFYELVCFVLWISSPVFYPAAIVPEAVRPFLFLNPLLPIIESIRQISLSGGLPDVGLIGHSCLSAIVIVSLGWTCFRIWQPHFMDLL; this is encoded by the coding sequence ATGACCTTATCCCTCAAGGCTAACACCGCACGGTCGCAATTTCAGCGCTATTGGGAGTTGCTGTCTATATTAACAGAGCGAAATCTGAAGGGACGTTATCGAGGATCGCTTCTGGGAGTATATTGGTCTTTGTTAAATCCTTTGATTATGACAGGACTATATACAGCAATTTTTGGTGCTACCTTTGCCTCCTATTATGACAACTCAACCATTAACTATATTCTGGCAGCTTTTACTGGGTTGCTTGTGACTAACTTTTTCTCCGCTTCAACCAACCAAGCATTAGTCAGTGTAGTTGGCAATGGTGCCCTGTTGAATAAAGTTCGCTTACCAATCAGTGTCTTTCCAGTTTCAACCATTGCTGCTAACGTGTTTCAGTTAGCTGTTGGCAGCTTTCCTCTCCTAGCTATTGTCACGTTGCTTACTTCAAAAAGTGTAGTCAATTTGCTAGCGTTGAGTCTTCCGTTAATCGCCTTAATTTTGGTTAGTATCGGTATCGGTTTTCTCGTCAGTGTTCTCTATGTTTTCTTTAGGGATTTACCCTATTTCTATGAATTAGTATGCTTTGTGCTCTGGATTAGTTCTCCAGTCTTTTATCCAGCAGCAATTGTTCCAGAGGCGGTTAGACCTTTTTTGTTCTTAAATCCCTTATTGCCGATTATTGAAAGCATTCGACAGATTTCTTTGTCAGGAGGTTTGCCAGATGTAGGGTTAATTGGACACTCATGCCTAAGTGCCATAGTAATTGTATCCTTAGGCTGGACTTGCTTTCGAATTTGGCAGCCGCACTTCATGGATTTGTTATAG
- a CDS encoding glycosyltransferase family 2 protein produces the protein MKLSVVVGTYNRLSLLKQCITSILEQTSTPTKIYVTDAGSDDGTIEYLNAIASSNPQVIPILVGEKLGQAKAYNDVFRLIDTPYVCWVSDDNVIVNQGLDTAVKILEEKPKIGMVALKVRDKQGPFVSAPYIGGVSVIGVLNVNQGVLRTSVLKQVGGFCEVFRDYGIDPDLTTKVLFSGHDIVYTKKMAIHHYRNWSSDPNTPEYAQMMERQKQYKALYAERYSKYAKGGWFWQLKKYLWALFRKGIGFDQHYNSDQPIFWNLIPRDWHNIMTSRYISITDPMTTQRKSYHLIQHCPGYLRPRSFQVEPLS, from the coding sequence ATGAAACTTTCTGTTGTTGTTGGTACCTATAATCGATTGAGTCTTCTGAAGCAATGTATTACTAGTATTCTTGAACAAACATCAACCCCTACGAAAATTTATGTAACTGATGCTGGGTCTGATGATGGCACTATTGAGTACTTAAATGCGATCGCATCCTCAAATCCACAGGTGATTCCGATTTTGGTGGGAGAAAAGCTTGGTCAAGCTAAAGCCTATAATGATGTGTTCAGACTTATAGATACTCCCTATGTGTGTTGGGTCAGTGATGATAATGTAATTGTGAACCAGGGTCTGGATACGGCGGTAAAAATACTTGAGGAAAAGCCGAAGATCGGGATGGTAGCCCTGAAAGTAAGGGATAAACAAGGGCCCTTCGTGAGTGCTCCCTACATCGGTGGTGTCTCAGTAATTGGTGTATTAAATGTTAACCAAGGTGTGCTGAGAACTTCGGTATTAAAACAGGTGGGTGGATTCTGTGAAGTATTTCGAGATTATGGGATTGATCCGGATTTGACCACGAAAGTTTTATTTTCAGGGCATGATATTGTTTATACTAAAAAAATGGCTATTCATCATTACCGGAATTGGAGTTCGGATCCTAATACTCCAGAATATGCCCAAATGATGGAAAGGCAAAAGCAGTATAAAGCCCTTTATGCGGAACGGTACTCAAAGTATGCGAAAGGGGGTTGGTTCTGGCAACTGAAAAAGTATCTTTGGGCATTGTTTCGTAAAGGGATCGGGTTTGATCAACACTACAATTCAGACCAACCGATCTTCTGGAATCTCATCCCTCGGGATTGGCACAATATCATGACCAGTCGGTATATTAGTATCACCGATCCGATGACTACCCAACGTAAAAGTTATCACTTAATTCAACATTGTCCAGGATATCTACGACCGAGATCATTTCAAGTGGAGCCGTTATCGTGA
- a CDS encoding glycosyltransferase has product MNYIRILAKPFRQVKKFYHSSLTQYPSQLANPGLANPGQLSHLKILKSFPKPVISSDKTCMVSVVIGSYNRRLLLEKAIQSVRDNQIRVPYEIIVIDGGSTDGSLEWLIQQKDIITIIQHNRGEFQGKPLKRRSWGYFMNLGFKSAKGKYILMISDDCLLLPNAVNLGLDKFEEVEKAGGKLGGVAFYFRNWPEDQEYYVQHTLGGKLFVNHGMYLKEALAAVDWADEERYIFYKADGDLCLKMWQLNYEIVDCPGAYVEHYYDRNEGVRQTNNAVLDHDREAYLQRWEGIYYHRYKRDLRRRVTRFYEDKTRTADQFMNLVY; this is encoded by the coding sequence ATGAACTATATCAGAATTCTGGCTAAGCCTTTTCGTCAAGTCAAAAAGTTTTATCACAGCTCATTGACTCAGTATCCTTCCCAACTAGCTAATCCAGGACTAGCTAATCCAGGACAATTGAGTCATTTGAAGATATTAAAGTCTTTCCCTAAACCGGTAATTAGCTCTGATAAAACGTGCATGGTCTCGGTGGTGATTGGGAGTTATAACCGTAGACTTTTACTGGAAAAAGCGATTCAAAGTGTTCGAGATAATCAGATTCGCGTTCCCTATGAAATCATTGTGATTGACGGGGGGTCAACGGATGGCTCTTTAGAATGGCTAATTCAGCAGAAAGATATTATTACTATCATCCAACATAACCGAGGGGAATTCCAAGGAAAGCCACTCAAGCGTCGCAGTTGGGGGTATTTTATGAATCTTGGCTTTAAATCAGCTAAAGGTAAATATATTTTGATGATCAGTGATGATTGTCTGCTATTACCGAATGCGGTGAATTTAGGGCTGGATAAGTTTGAAGAGGTGGAAAAAGCTGGCGGCAAACTAGGGGGAGTAGCTTTCTATTTTCGGAATTGGCCAGAGGATCAAGAGTACTATGTACAACATACCCTTGGTGGCAAGCTGTTTGTTAATCATGGTATGTACTTAAAAGAAGCCCTAGCAGCAGTTGACTGGGCGGATGAAGAGCGATATATATTTTATAAAGCTGATGGTGATCTCTGTTTAAAGATGTGGCAGCTTAATTATGAGATTGTAGATTGTCCAGGGGCTTATGTTGAACATTATTATGATCGAAATGAAGGGGTTCGCCAGACTAACAATGCTGTTTTAGACCATGACCGAGAGGCTTACTTGCAGCGATGGGAAGGAATTTATTATCATCGATATAAGCGGGATCTCCGGAGACGAGTAACTAGGTTCTATGAGGACAAAACTAGAACAGCAGACCAGTTTATGAACTTAGTTTATTAA
- a CDS encoding FkbM family methyltransferase: MASVKQEIGRLVNRLLASMNLKLLRLSDYKQIVEASPDPGRELWRWVRENYSIKTVIDIGANNGDFAEFLACYFNAKQTYVFEPLPSYLSDLEGKAAKIPNLKIFNVALSDYQGEEFFYENSYGPASSMLRISELCKKEFPQTSGESEIKVKVCPLDDLLQSELESDKFERDIFIKIDVQGVEDKVIKGGKKLFSLGRCVLVEMSFVPLYKEQPLFEEVHDCLVELGYRFAGIKNQINSIKSGQPLFCHCLYVR; this comes from the coding sequence ATGGCTTCGGTGAAACAGGAAATTGGTCGGTTGGTAAATCGTCTGTTAGCGTCAATGAATTTAAAGTTGCTAAGGCTTTCAGACTACAAACAAATTGTGGAAGCGAGTCCGGATCCAGGCAGGGAACTATGGCGATGGGTTCGGGAAAATTATTCGATTAAGACGGTGATTGATATTGGAGCAAATAATGGTGATTTTGCGGAATTTTTAGCTTGTTACTTCAATGCTAAACAGACCTATGTATTTGAACCATTGCCATCTTATCTATCAGACTTAGAAGGGAAAGCGGCTAAGATTCCTAATCTAAAAATTTTTAATGTGGCTTTGTCGGATTATCAAGGAGAAGAGTTCTTCTATGAGAATTCTTACGGGCCAGCTTCTTCGATGTTACGCATAAGTGAACTATGTAAGAAGGAATTCCCACAAACATCAGGAGAAAGTGAAATAAAAGTAAAGGTTTGCCCCCTGGATGATCTATTACAGTCAGAATTAGAGTCTGATAAATTTGAGAGAGATATTTTTATAAAAATTGATGTCCAAGGGGTTGAAGATAAGGTGATAAAGGGAGGGAAAAAGCTATTTTCCCTAGGGCGATGTGTTCTGGTAGAAATGTCATTTGTTCCTCTGTATAAGGAACAACCATTATTTGAAGAGGTGCATGACTGTTTGGTAGAGCTGGGTTACCGATTTGCGGGAATTAAAAATCAAATTAATTCTATCAAGTCTGGACAGCCATTATTCTGCCATTGTTTGTATGTCCGTTAG
- a CDS encoding ABC transporter ATP-binding protein → MTEEVIRLDRVSLWRRTQEEFSYDLKKTILSFLEGKYRKPSRNLVLDDIHLAVKAGEKIGIIGPNGSGKSTLLKVICGILQPTRGQVWIRGEIAPLIELGAGFDPELSVLDNIKLYGVMLGFSKQEMKRRTPSILEFAELEDYKLMPVKGLSSGMSARLGFAIATDVQPDILILDEVLSVGDQSFRIKCQRRMERFWEAHATVLVVSHDLSFVRHTCKRVIWLDKGRIKLAGESNEVVDSYLNSVKEVV, encoded by the coding sequence ATGACAGAAGAAGTTATTAGACTCGATCGGGTTTCATTGTGGCGAAGAACCCAAGAAGAGTTTTCCTATGACCTCAAGAAAACAATTCTATCGTTTTTGGAGGGAAAATACCGCAAACCTTCCAGGAATTTAGTCCTTGATGACATTCATCTAGCTGTAAAGGCTGGGGAAAAAATCGGCATCATTGGACCAAATGGTTCAGGAAAATCAACCCTGCTTAAAGTTATCTGTGGAATCTTACAGCCCACAAGGGGTCAGGTATGGATCAGAGGTGAAATCGCTCCTCTGATTGAGCTAGGAGCTGGATTCGATCCAGAACTTTCGGTACTGGATAACATCAAACTTTATGGGGTGATGCTAGGTTTCTCTAAACAAGAGATGAAACGCAGAACCCCATCGATTTTGGAGTTTGCTGAGCTAGAAGACTACAAGTTAATGCCAGTCAAGGGATTATCCTCAGGGATGTCAGCGCGCCTAGGTTTTGCCATTGCCACTGATGTACAGCCAGATATCTTAATTTTGGATGAAGTGTTATCCGTAGGGGATCAAAGTTTTAGAATTAAGTGCCAGCGACGCATGGAAAGATTTTGGGAGGCTCATGCCACTGTTTTAGTGGTCTCCCATGATTTATCCTTTGTGCGCCATACGTGCAAGCGGGTGATTTGGTTAGACAAAGGCAGGATAAAGTTAGCGGGAGAAAGCAATGAGGTAGTCGATTCCTACTTGAATAGTGTCAAGGAAGTGGTTTAA